A DNA window from Leptolyngbya sp. SIO1E4 contains the following coding sequences:
- a CDS encoding TIR domain-containing protein, with product MPTFQNAFISYGRADSKAFAAQLNDRLMAAGLTVWFDFEDIPLGVNYQKQIDNGVEKADNFLFLISPHSINSPYCGLELELALKRGKRIIPILHVEEISRETWQERNPGGTDAQWAEYQATGKHSSFANMHPAISKINWVYFRDGIDDFEAGLQGLLDIFARQQDYVRQHTELLAAALTWEQNQKRTQYLLTGQARQQAEDWLQVRFPEAQPPCVPTDLHCEYITESIKNAHNLMTQVFLAHAEADAEVMQQIRRCLQREGITVWTSATDIRSGEDFQQAIRRGIEQADNLVYLLSPAAIASEFCQQELDYALSLHKRIIPVLVSETDAANIPEALQGLQYIEWLPSEDEAEQAERDRPLLKALKDDAAYFNEHKVLLTQALKWEHQQRNPSVLLRGYNLRHAEAWLKVSQTRTRHQPTTLQTEFLQESLRQPPAPSLDVFISYSRVDSDFARRLNDRLQMQGKLTWFDQESIASGVDFQQEIYRGIETSDHFLFILSPEAVNSPYCADEVEYAHKLNKRVVTVRHRPVETADLHPVLAAVQWIDFRQGEGDFNANFKELLRTLETDRAHLEAHTRLMVKALEWDKKQRRSDLLLRGDEFVIAENWLVEAFQQQKQPLPTPLHKDYIQAGREAQEREVKREKRRILVLRSLLAVMSLAFVGASGAGIYAYRLWRSGEIAQIESLAKQSNAEFLAGQNTDALITALEAGHQWEQYPESDRQFVHQVLAQAVDGIRELKTFLGDNYGVVREVAISPDGNIMVSGSNDGELNLWNREGKLLHAISAHEDDIRQLVFSPDGEILASASDDQTAKLWTLQGEHLQTLSGHEDTIRGLGFSPDGQTLVTSSNDGTLKLWNRSGELLQTLNGHDGPAWDLAFSPDGQIIASHSDEDKTVKLWNWQGDLLQTLSGHTDEPWSKAFSPDGELIASSGDDKTVRLWSLDGELLHTLTGHEDTVRQVVFSPDGQVLASASEDNTVKLWSREGQLIKTLTGHTQTVNWIGFSPDGQTLVSYSDDGTIKQWGLDGTLLQTFTGHTSWVDDVAWSPDGQTLVSGGGDRTVKLWQLAGNTSTTLNGHNSAVRVSQYSPDGQMVITGELYGSLKFWTADGELIHTVNGHVGDGLGDFTVSPDGQLIASISDSGPVAILWNAQGELLHILDGHDGPVAYVEFSPDGKTLLTGRGGVIRLWNLDGELLQTLTNDAEYIEDIAFSPDSQTVVSASSDGLLNIWSIDGELLSSLSDREEPYYVVTFSPHGQYLVAGNEDNTVQLWTANGELLYTLEGHTDAILDVLFSPDGQTIISASEDGTVKFWSLDGELMNSAKGKEEDIWEGIWDIALSPDGETLATAGEDHTVKLWSMEGILLQTLVGHDGWVLDLEFSPDGKTLASSSFDATTILWDLEALEFDALMQRGCEWWREYTEYQDTPSDQQREICEDI from the coding sequence ATGCCGACTTTTCAAAACGCCTTCATCTCCTACGGCCGTGCCGACAGCAAAGCCTTTGCTGCCCAACTGAACGATCGCTTGATGGCCGCCGGCCTCACTGTCTGGTTCGACTTTGAGGACATTCCCCTGGGGGTGAATTACCAAAAGCAAATCGACAACGGCGTCGAGAAAGCCGACAACTTTCTGTTTTTGATCTCGCCCCACTCCATCAACTCCCCCTACTGCGGCCTGGAGTTGGAACTAGCACTGAAACGAGGCAAACGCATCATTCCCATCTTGCATGTAGAGGAAATTAGTCGGGAGACCTGGCAAGAGCGCAACCCTGGCGGGACGGACGCGCAGTGGGCGGAGTATCAAGCAACGGGCAAGCATTCCAGCTTTGCCAACATGCACCCCGCCATCAGCAAAATCAACTGGGTCTACTTTCGTGACGGCATCGACGATTTTGAAGCCGGGTTGCAGGGGCTGCTCGACATCTTTGCGCGACAGCAAGATTACGTCCGGCAGCACACCGAACTGCTCGCCGCCGCTCTCACCTGGGAGCAAAACCAAAAGCGCACGCAATATTTGCTCACGGGTCAAGCCCGCCAACAGGCCGAAGACTGGCTGCAAGTTCGGTTCCCGGAGGCACAGCCGCCCTGTGTGCCCACCGATTTGCACTGCGAATACATCACCGAAAGCATCAAAAACGCCCACAACTTGATGACCCAGGTGTTTTTGGCCCATGCCGAGGCTGACGCTGAGGTGATGCAGCAGATTCGCCGTTGCTTACAGCGGGAAGGGATTACGGTGTGGACGAGCGCCACCGACATTCGCTCGGGGGAAGACTTTCAGCAGGCCATCCGGCGCGGCATTGAGCAGGCGGATAATTTGGTGTATTTGCTATCGCCCGCCGCGATCGCCTCCGAATTTTGCCAGCAAGAGTTGGACTATGCCCTGTCATTGCACAAGCGCATCATTCCGGTGCTCGTCAGTGAAACGGATGCAGCCAATATTCCCGAAGCGCTGCAGGGATTGCAATATATCGAGTGGCTACCGTCTGAAGACGAGGCAGAACAGGCAGAGCGAGATCGCCCCCTGCTGAAAGCCCTCAAAGACGATGCCGCCTACTTTAACGAGCACAAAGTTCTGCTCACTCAAGCGCTGAAGTGGGAGCACCAGCAGCGTAACCCCAGTGTGTTGCTGCGGGGCTATAACCTGCGCCATGCCGAAGCGTGGCTGAAGGTGTCCCAAACTAGAACCCGCCACCAACCCACCACCCTGCAAACAGAGTTTTTACAGGAAAGTCTGCGCCAGCCCCCGGCCCCGTCGCTAGATGTATTCATTTCTTACTCGCGGGTGGATTCGGACTTTGCCCGGAGGCTGAACGATCGCTTGCAAATGCAGGGCAAGCTCACCTGGTTTGACCAGGAAAGCATCGCTTCGGGGGTAGACTTTCAGCAGGAAATCTATCGCGGCATCGAAACGTCGGATCACTTTCTGTTCATCCTCTCGCCGGAGGCGGTGAATTCGCCCTACTGCGCCGATGAGGTGGAATATGCCCACAAGCTGAACAAGCGAGTGGTGACGGTGCGCCATCGCCCGGTGGAGACCGCTGACCTACATCCGGTGTTGGCGGCGGTGCAGTGGATCGACTTTCGTCAAGGGGAGGGCGACTTCAACGCCAACTTTAAGGAACTGTTGCGGACGTTGGAGACCGACCGCGCCCACCTGGAAGCCCACACCCGCCTAATGGTGAAGGCCCTGGAATGGGACAAAAAGCAGCGGCGCAGTGACCTGCTGCTGCGGGGCGATGAGTTTGTGATCGCGGAAAACTGGCTGGTGGAAGCCTTTCAGCAGCAAAAGCAGCCGTTGCCCACACCGCTGCACAAGGATTACATTCAGGCGGGACGGGAAGCCCAGGAGCGGGAGGTCAAGCGGGAAAAGCGCCGGATTTTGGTGCTCAGGTCGCTCCTCGCGGTGATGAGTCTGGCCTTTGTGGGGGCTTCAGGGGCAGGCATCTATGCCTACCGACTATGGCGTAGTGGCGAAATTGCCCAGATCGAGTCGCTAGCGAAACAGTCGAATGCGGAGTTTTTGGCGGGGCAAAACACTGATGCGTTGATTACGGCACTGGAGGCGGGACATCAGTGGGAGCAGTATCCCGAGAGCGATCGCCAATTCGTCCACCAAGTCTTGGCACAAGCCGTCGATGGCATTCGCGAACTTAAAACCTTCTTAGGCGACAATTATGGAGTTGTTCGGGAGGTTGCGATTAGTCCCGATGGCAACATCATGGTTTCTGGCAGCAACGACGGAGAACTCAATCTCTGGAATCGTGAAGGTAAACTGCTTCACGCTATCTCTGCCCACGAAGACGATATTCGTCAACTAGTTTTTAGCCCGGACGGAGAGATACTAGCCTCAGCAAGTGATGACCAAACGGCTAAGCTTTGGACGCTTCAGGGTGAGCACCTACAAACTCTTTCAGGTCATGAGGACACTATTCGAGGTTTGGGATTTAGCCCCGATGGTCAAACCCTTGTGACCTCTAGTAATGACGGTACGCTCAAACTCTGGAACCGAAGCGGTGAGCTGCTGCAGACCTTAAACGGTCATGACGGCCCCGCATGGGATCTAGCATTCAGTCCAGATGGCCAAATCATTGCCTCCCACAGCGATGAAGACAAAACCGTAAAGCTTTGGAATTGGCAAGGAGACCTCCTGCAAACCCTCTCTGGACATACTGATGAGCCCTGGAGTAAAGCCTTTAGCCCAGATGGAGAACTCATCGCGTCCAGTGGAGACGATAAAACCGTTAGACTCTGGAGCCTTGATGGTGAGCTATTACACACGCTGACAGGCCATGAAGACACGGTGCGTCAGGTCGTTTTCAGCCCGGATGGGCAGGTACTTGCCTCGGCAAGCGAAGACAACACGGTCAAACTTTGGAGTCGAGAAGGACAGCTCATCAAAACCCTCACAGGCCATACTCAAACTGTAAATTGGATAGGGTTTAGTCCAGATGGTCAAACACTGGTCTCCTATAGTGATGACGGCACAATCAAGCAGTGGGGACTAGATGGGACCTTATTGCAGACATTTACAGGACACACGAGTTGGGTTGATGATGTGGCTTGGAGTCCAGATGGCCAAACGTTGGTATCGGGCGGCGGCGATCGAACTGTCAAGCTTTGGCAATTGGCAGGCAACACCTCAACTACGCTCAACGGCCACAATTCAGCTGTCAGAGTCTCCCAATATAGCCCTGATGGACAGATGGTCATTACAGGAGAACTGTATGGTTCACTGAAATTTTGGACTGCTGATGGTGAATTGATTCATACAGTTAATGGCCACGTTGGTGATGGACTCGGCGACTTTACCGTTAGTCCAGATGGTCAACTCATTGCCTCCATCAGCGATAGCGGGCCAGTTGCAATCCTCTGGAATGCTCAAGGGGAACTATTACACATTCTCGATGGCCACGACGGCCCCGTTGCCTATGTAGAGTTTAGCCCCGATGGAAAAACCCTCCTTACTGGCCGTGGTGGCGTCATCCGACTCTGGAATTTGGACGGAGAGCTTTTGCAGACGCTGACCAATGATGCAGAATATATTGAAGACATTGCCTTCAGTCCTGACAGTCAAACCGTGGTATCGGCTAGCAGCGATGGCCTCCTCAACATTTGGAGTATCGACGGTGAATTGCTGAGTAGTTTGAGCGATCGAGAAGAACCTTATTACGTAGTGACCTTTAGCCCTCATGGCCAGTATCTTGTTGCGGGCAATGAGGATAACACGGTGCAACTTTGGACTGCCAACGGTGAATTGCTATACACGCTCGAAGGCCACACCGATGCAATATTAGACGTTCTCTTTAGTCCCGACGGCCAAACGATCATCTCTGCCAGCGAAGATGGCACAGTTAAATTTTGGAGTCTAGACGGTGAGCTGATGAATTCGGCTAAGGGTAAGGAGGAAGACATTTGGGAAGGAATTTGGGACATAGCTTTGAGCCCTGACGGTGAGACGTTGGCAACCGCTGGAGAAGACCATACCGTTAAGCTCTGGTCAATGGAGGGGATACTTTTACAAACCTTAGTTGGCCACGATGGCTGGGTTTTGGATCTAGAATTCAGTCCCGACGGCAAAACCCTCGCCTCCAGTAGTTTTGATGCGACCACTATTTTATGGGACCTAGAAGCACTAGAGTTTGACGCCCTGATGCAACGGGGCTGTGAGTGGTGGCGCGAGTATACCGAGTATCAAGACACCCCATCCGACCAACAACGCGAGATTTGCGAGGATATTTGA